Genomic segment of Aliarcobacter trophiarum LMG 25534:
TAATTCTTCTCCTTATATTTAAGCTTTAGCTTTAAGAGATTTAAGATCTCTTAAAAGCTTTCCCACTCATCACTATTAGAGTTATCTTTAATCTCTTTTACTTTAGAAGTGTTTGTATTTTGATTTGGTTTTACTGTCTTTTTAGCTGTAGAGTTTATTATATGCTCTTTTACCTCTTTCTTTAATCCTATCTCTTTAGCTTTTACCTCACTCTTACCTACAAACTCTTTTTGATTAGCATCTTCTACTATTAGTTTTGCTATCTCATCTGTACTTAGAGCAATATCATGTGATTGACTAGCTATCATAGCATTTTGTTGTGTCTGTTGGTCTAATTGATTTACTGCATCATTTATCTGTTCAATCCCTAATAGTTGCTCTTTTGAAGCATTCTCTATATCAGATATTAAATTCATTGTTGAAGAGATATTTGTATTTAAGTTTTTATATCCATCTATCATATTTGTAGCAATAGTTTTTCCTTCATTAGCTTTTACTGTTGCTCTTTCTACTATCTCTTTTATCTCTTTTGCAGCTTCTGCACTTCTTGTTGCTAGATTTCTTACCTCTTGTGCAACAACTGCAAACCCTTTTCCTGCTTCCCCTGCTGTTGCTGCTTCTACTGCTGCATTTAGTGAAAGAATATTTGTTTGAAATGCTATATTATCAATTACTCCTATTGCCTCATTTACAAGATTTACTTGTGTATTTATCTCATCCATTGCAGTTGTTGTCTGATTTGCCATAGCTTGTCCTTCATTTACTGCTTTTGTAACACCATTTGAAAGATGTGACATCTTTGCAATACTCTCTGTATTATTTCTTATATTTGAAGTTATCTCTTCTAATGCTGCTGCTGTCTCTTCTAGTGATGCTGCTGCTTCATTTGAACTTAAGTTTAATTTATCAACATTTGATAGAAGAATTTTTGAACTATCTTCTAGTGTTAAACCATTTGCCTTATTTTCACAAAGCATTGAAGTAATAGAATCTCCTAAAGAATTTATTCCATTAGCCAAACCTAAAAGTTGCTCTTTTAAACCTTTTGTTGAAACTCTACCTACATAGTTATATGAAGAGTATTTCTCAAGAACATCTAAAATATTTTCAATATTTTTCTCTAAAACATCCCCCATACCATTTATCACTGTTGAAAGTTGCATTAAAGCTGGATTTTCTACTTTTGTATCTAATCTTTTACATAAATCACCTTGCTCAAACTCTCCTAAAACCTCTATAGTTTCACTAATTAATTTTCTATCCTCTTCTATACCTTTTTTAGTCTTTATAATATTCTCATTTACAACTTTTGACATCTGTCCAAACTCATCTTTTGAACTATCATCTAAAAGCTCACTATCTTTTTCCTCTCTATTTAAGTATGCAAAAAAACCTAAAAGTCCATCTTTAAATCTATTTACAGAATTTAAAATATTATTTGCTACAAAAGTTGAAATAGCTACAAAGAGAATTGAAGCAAATATTAAAATAATAGCAAGATTAGTGTCAAGGTTACTATATGCCTCTTTTTCTAACTCTACAGCTGAACTATTTATCTCATAAAGTTTATCTTCCATCTCTAAACCTATATTTGCCATTTTTGTAATACTATCTTTTAGTGTTTCACTCTCTATTTCTATACCATTTTGTGTATTTTGTATTTTCTCTTTAGAAAAAGATTTAAAAAGTTCTGCATATTTATCTACTAAAATCAATGATTGATTCGCTAAATCTATATTTTTTTGGTTAGAAAAATCTTTTTTAGTATCTACTAGACTATTTTCAAGATATTTCATATTTTCATCAACTATGTTTTCAGTTTCACTATTTGGATTTCTAAGAAACTGGTAAACAGATATTCTAGTCTTTGCAATATCTAAAACAAACTTCTCACTTGCTTGTGCCGCTGCATTTCTTTTATGGGCAATATCTATAAAGTATAAATATATACAACTTGAAGCAATTACTATTGCAATAAATAATATTGGGAAAAAGTATAACTTTTTTCTTGTGTTTAAATTTTTAAACATGATTTTTCTACTCCTAATGATTCTTGTAAATTTTGTATTGTCTGTTTTTGCTAATAATTTTAGCTTATAAAGTTTATCTCAAATATATTTTTTGTCGAAACGACTTTAAAATTATCTTTATAGCTGAAAATTTCCTCTTCTAAAATGGTTATTAAATTAATTTCGATTTTATACAAGTACTCTATATCCACTACAAACTCCTATATAAATCAATAATAGTAAAATTGATTTTACTATTATTTTTATTGATTCTGGAAATAATATATAATATGCTCTTAATATAAACTTATAAATATTCGCAGTTAAATTTTTAGTTTAGTCATATATTAAGCAAAAGTAATTTTTTAAAATAATATTTTTATATTAACAAAGCTATTAAAGTTATATGAAATTTATTTAGTTATAATCAATCAAAAATTTAAAGGAAAAATATGCAGTATATTGAAGTTTCAAGTAAAACTGTACAGGAAGTAGTAAATAGTATTAAAGAGATAGCACCAAAATATAGTTTTGGAGTTCAACATATCCACAATCTAAAAGAGACATTAACATCTAAAGGGAAAGTTCTAAATGAAGATTGCCAAGTTATAGATATTTGTAATCCAAATGTTGCAGAAGTTTTTTTAAATGAGGATATTAGTCTATCTTCTATTATGCCTTGTAAAATAGCAGTTTATACAAATGATAATGAGACAAATATAACTTTAAACTCTTTAGTTCAACTAGTTGATGATATAAACCCTGAGTTAATCGAATTAGCACAAAGAGCTCAAGAGGAGCTTTTAAAAATAATAGAGGAAGCAAAATAGCTTTTCTAAAATTACTCTTTTAAGAAGATTTTATCTTCTTAAAATTCTAAGAGTATTTAATATAGACAAAAGTGCAACTCCAACATCAGCAAATATAGCCTCTTTCATCCCAATAATAGCCTCAACACCTAAGATTAAAAATAGCACTTTTATAAAGATTATAAATATAATATTTTGATATACAATTTTTTTTGTTTTCTTTGCTATTTTTATAGCTTTTGCTATAGAGTTAAGATTATCATTTAACACCACAATATCAGCATTTTTTATTGCAATTGAACTTCCAGCATCTCCCATTGCAAAACCAATATCACAAAGTGCTAAAGTTGGAGCATCATTTATTCCATCTCCTACAAAGGCTGTTGTAGTTTTTGAACTATTTTTAATATCTTTGTAATGTTCTAGCTTTTCATGTGGTAAGAGTTCATATCTTGCCTCATCTATATTTAGCTCTTTTGCTACACTGATAGCTATCTCTTTTTTATCTCCACTTAAAATATAAGTTTTTTCAAGCCCTAAATTTCTCAACTCCTCTATAAACTCTTTTGCATTTGATTTTATAGTATCAGTTAAAACTAAATACCCATCAAACTCACCATTTATAGCTACAAAAATAGTCCCATTTTCATAAACATTTTCTTCAATTTCTATACTATACTTTTCTAAAAGTTGTCTATTTCCTACTAAAACTTCTATATCTTCTATTTTTGCAGAAATTCCTAAACCACTTATCTCTTTTGTATTTGTAAGTAGTTTTAAATTTAAATCTTTTTTATAGCTGTTTACTATAGCTTTTGCTATTGGGTGATTTGAAAAACTTTCAGCTGTTGCAATAAGCTTTAAAAATTCATCTTCTTCTAGCTTAAAACTTTTGATTTTTGTTAGTTCAAATACTCCATTTGTAAGAGTTCCTGTTTTATCAAAAACAAAGTTTTTTATCTCTGTTAGTTTTTCTATATAGTTTGCACCTTTTACCAAAACTCCCTCTCTTGATATTGCACCAATTGCACTAAAAAATGAGAGTGGCACAGATATAACCAAAGCACACGGACATGAGATTACTAAAAATACTAATGCTCTTTTTATAAACTCTTCAAAAGTTGCTCCCTCAATAAGAAGAGGTGGGAAAATTGCAATGAATAGAGCCAAAAGCACCACTATTGGAGTATAAACTCTAGCAAATTTTGTTATAAACTTCTCTGCATTTGCTTTTTTTAAACTTGCATTTTCTATTAATTCAACTATTTTTGCCACTGTTGAATCTTTAAATAATGAAGTTGCTTTTATATAAATGCTCTCACCTAGGTTTATAAATCCGCTTAAAACATTTTCTTCTATTTTGATATTTTTTGGAACACCCTCACCTGTAATTGCACTTGTATCAAAAAAACTAGTTCCTAAAGATCTAGAATCTGTTGGTACTTTTTGACCTTTTTTTACAAGTAAAATATCACCTATTTTTATCTCTTCCACTCTTTTTTCTACTACATTCTCACCCTCTTTTACAAAGGCACTTTCAGGTTTTATATCTATTAGGGAATTTATACTATCTCTTGAGTTATTAACAGCAACTCTTTGGAACATCTCTCCAATAGAGTAAAAAATCATAACAGAAATTCCCTCTACAAAATCACCTAATGCAAAAGCTCCCAAAGTTGCAACACTCATCAAAAAGTTTTCATCAAAGATTTTACCATTTAAAATGTTTTTAAATGCAGTAAAAAGAACCTCATAACCAACTAGAAGATAAGCTACAAAATAAACAGAGATTTTGAAATAGCTATTTCCTATATAGTTATATGCAAGAATTGTTAAAAATATAGAAAGAGTTGTTGTAAAAAGAAGTTGTTTATCTAAATTCTGCCAAAAGTTTTTTTTCTCTTTTTTCTCTTTTTCTATACTTATATGTTTCTCTATTTTTTGTATCTCTTTTTCTAAAAAATCTAAAGATACACTATTGTTTTTCTCTTCAAATATCAAAGTTGAAGTAGAAAAATCTACCTTTACATTTTCTAACTCTTCAAGTTTATTTAAACCATCCTCTAGTTTTATGGCACAAGAGCCACAATCTAAATTTTCTAGTTTTACTTTTTTCATTTTTTACCCTCTACTATATGTTCTAATCCCATATCAAATATTTTTTGTATATGTAAATCGTCAAGAGAGTAAAAAATCCATTTACCCTCTCTTCTACTCTTTACAATTTTTGCATTTTTTAAAATCTTTAATTGATGCGAAATGGCTGATTGACTAATATTTAAAATATCACTAATAGAGTTTACACAAAGTCTTTGATCTTTTAAAAGTGAAATTATCTTTATTCTAGTACTATCTGCAAATGCTTTAAAAAGCTCAGCTACATAATATAAAACCTCTTCATCAACTAGATTTTCTATAATCTCTTCTTTATCTCTATCATTACAGCACAATTTTCCCATATCAATTCCTTTTCTATATATGAACATATAATCATATATGGAATTGTCTTAAAACATTATAAATAAATCTGCTATAATCTTAAAAAAAAATTTAGGAAAATTTATGATTACAAATTCTGAAATAGGCACAATTTCAAGTATGATTCAACTCTCTGTTGCTCCTGTTTTTTTACTAGCTGGAGTTGCTGGACTTTTAAATGTTTTTACAGGAAGATTAGTAAGAATAATAGATAAAGTCGATAAATTAGATAAATTTGAACTTGATAAAAAAGAGAAAAAGGAGATAAATAGTGAACTAAAAGCTATGATAAAAAATA
This window contains:
- a CDS encoding heavy metal translocating P-type ATPase, encoding MKKVKLENLDCGSCAIKLEDGLNKLEELENVKVDFSTSTLIFEEKNNSVSLDFLEKEIQKIEKHISIEKEKKEKKNFWQNLDKQLLFTTTLSIFLTILAYNYIGNSYFKISVYFVAYLLVGYEVLFTAFKNILNGKIFDENFLMSVATLGAFALGDFVEGISVMIFYSIGEMFQRVAVNNSRDSINSLIDIKPESAFVKEGENVVEKRVEEIKIGDILLVKKGQKVPTDSRSLGTSFFDTSAITGEGVPKNIKIEENVLSGFINLGESIYIKATSLFKDSTVAKIVELIENASLKKANAEKFITKFARVYTPIVVLLALFIAIFPPLLIEGATFEEFIKRALVFLVISCPCALVISVPLSFFSAIGAISREGVLVKGANYIEKLTEIKNFVFDKTGTLTNGVFELTKIKSFKLEEDEFLKLIATAESFSNHPIAKAIVNSYKKDLNLKLLTNTKEISGLGISAKIEDIEVLVGNRQLLEKYSIEIEENVYENGTIFVAINGEFDGYLVLTDTIKSNAKEFIEELRNLGLEKTYILSGDKKEIAISVAKELNIDEARYELLPHEKLEHYKDIKNSSKTTTAFVGDGINDAPTLALCDIGFAMGDAGSSIAIKNADIVVLNDNLNSIAKAIKIAKKTKKIVYQNIIFIIFIKVLFLILGVEAIIGMKEAIFADVGVALLSILNTLRILRR
- a CDS encoding ArsR/SmtB family transcription factor, producing the protein MGKLCCNDRDKEEIIENLVDEEVLYYVAELFKAFADSTRIKIISLLKDQRLCVNSISDILNISQSAISHQLKILKNAKIVKSRREGKWIFYSLDDLHIQKIFDMGLEHIVEGKK
- a CDS encoding methyl-accepting chemotaxis protein; this encodes MFKNLNTRKKLYFFPILFIAIVIASSCIYLYFIDIAHKRNAAAQASEKFVLDIAKTRISVYQFLRNPNSETENIVDENMKYLENSLVDTKKDFSNQKNIDLANQSLILVDKYAELFKSFSKEKIQNTQNGIEIESETLKDSITKMANIGLEMEDKLYEINSSAVELEKEAYSNLDTNLAIILIFASILFVAISTFVANNILNSVNRFKDGLLGFFAYLNREEKDSELLDDSSKDEFGQMSKVVNENIIKTKKGIEEDRKLISETIEVLGEFEQGDLCKRLDTKVENPALMQLSTVINGMGDVLEKNIENILDVLEKYSSYNYVGRVSTKGLKEQLLGLANGINSLGDSITSMLCENKANGLTLEDSSKILLSNVDKLNLSSNEAAASLEETAAALEEITSNIRNNTESIAKMSHLSNGVTKAVNEGQAMANQTTTAMDEINTQVNLVNEAIGVIDNIAFQTNILSLNAAVEAATAGEAGKGFAVVAQEVRNLATRSAEAAKEIKEIVERATVKANEGKTIATNMIDGYKNLNTNISSTMNLISDIENASKEQLLGIEQINDAVNQLDQQTQQNAMIASQSHDIALSTDEIAKLIVEDANQKEFVGKSEVKAKEIGLKKEVKEHIINSTAKKTVKPNQNTNTSKVKEIKDNSNSDEWESF
- a CDS encoding DUF302 domain-containing protein, producing the protein MQYIEVSSKTVQEVVNSIKEIAPKYSFGVQHIHNLKETLTSKGKVLNEDCQVIDICNPNVAEVFLNEDISLSSIMPCKIAVYTNDNETNITLNSLVQLVDDINPELIELAQRAQEELLKIIEEAK